One part of the Leclercia sp. LSNIH1 genome encodes these proteins:
- the phnE gene encoding phosphonate ABC transporter, permease protein PhnE, with protein sequence MQTITLPPPKRSWFSLISWAVLLAVLVVSWKGAEMAPLTLIQDSGNMATFAADFFPPDFSQWQDYLGEMAVTLQIAVWGTALAVVLSIPFGLMSADNIVPWWIYQPVRRLMDACRAINEMVFAMLFVVAVGLGPFAGVLALFIHTTGVLSKLLSEAVEAIEPGPVEGIRATGANKIEEILYGVLPQVMPLLISYSLYRFESNVRSATVVGMVGAGGIGVTLWEAIRGFQFQQTCALMVLIIITVSLLDFLSQRLRKHFI encoded by the coding sequence ATGCAAACCATCACTCTCCCACCGCCAAAGCGCAGCTGGTTCTCGCTGATCAGCTGGGCCGTACTGCTGGCAGTGCTCGTCGTCTCCTGGAAAGGGGCGGAAATGGCCCCGCTGACGCTGATCCAGGACTCGGGCAACATGGCGACCTTCGCCGCCGACTTCTTCCCACCGGACTTCAGCCAGTGGCAGGATTACCTCGGCGAGATGGCCGTCACGCTGCAAATCGCCGTCTGGGGCACCGCCCTGGCCGTGGTGCTCTCCATTCCGTTTGGCCTGATGAGCGCCGACAACATTGTGCCGTGGTGGATTTACCAGCCGGTGCGCCGCCTGATGGACGCCTGCCGCGCCATCAACGAAATGGTCTTTGCGATGCTGTTCGTGGTCGCCGTCGGTCTCGGTCCCTTCGCCGGGGTGCTGGCGCTTTTTATTCACACCACCGGCGTACTCTCCAAGCTGCTTTCGGAAGCGGTAGAAGCCATTGAGCCCGGCCCGGTCGAAGGCATTCGTGCCACCGGTGCCAACAAAATTGAAGAGATCCTTTACGGCGTGCTGCCCCAGGTGATGCCGCTGCTCATCTCCTACTCCCTCTACCGCTTTGAGTCCAACGTCCGCTCCGCCACCGTTGTTGGCATGGTGGGCGCAGGCGGAATTGGCGTCACCCTGTGGGAAGCGATTCGCGGTTTCCAGTTCCAGCAAACCTGCGCCCTGATGGTGCTCATCATCATCACCGTCAGCCTGCTGGACTTCCTCTCTCAACGTTTGCGTAAGCACTTCATCTGA